Proteins co-encoded in one Nematostella vectensis chromosome 15, jaNemVect1.1, whole genome shotgun sequence genomic window:
- the LOC125560738 gene encoding uncharacterized protein LOC125560738: MNTEDYYLGNMSENEASSEVERIESKKRSLGGYLGRVSIHMKELKTCLDDPSRANEIQTALNELQSALNNYEDCYQSYILEELATDEFNRVKEKFEETRNECETTTKLANERLKKGKSNSTKSRLSSRSRKLREKIEMKKLLLQQEEEIAQHRMDLERKKIELEYEQKARACKLKFQVQIAEKEAELLEERGSESDSCVSEEYKGDVGVMPPMSQEEKLMKWTEQCDPIPDNPRPDTPKLMEGPSHPKDPIPERKPQINDQEAPPSSYRKTPFGFLPVNSTDIMLKLTMLQAMQPVKFSGNPSDFPNFRKRLRDNLEDEILSDSQKVEFLPKFLSGEAFEVVERVSGCSYSVIVDILEDRYGQPATVAASCIDNLTRGPRLNNHDYKGLRDFAEQLESASKKLVGEYAIEASTISNMKQIVRRLPQYLVNKWGDVSYKIREKGGIPKISDLADYVKRQAAIKNDPGFVNLSMSENKGGGDKRPEQGGKGKNYQKQTSVFKTDMEGSPPETTMGKQAPIKTCPCCQGEHRLSDCANFKGRDLPGRWRLVKEKRLCHICLRPGHMRDRCHTTIFCNCKSERKHHTLLHNPPRAKDDPPKELNSSAGEGTTEGPPRRDHAQGTRGGEPHRQTEQYATFSERATKTVLLHVVPVKLIAPNGNSLTTYGLLDNGSRGTMISSEVSAKLELKGHTEEISITTMMGSSKEQIEVVEFELQHASGEGDIIPVTEGLVTKKFNVNEKCLPKDIDREAHPHLRDIEIPSVDMPKVSVLIGKDVGYAHEVFEVRRPATKASDLKALRGPLGWVITGTLQGETSCKEVNLNFADYKKELQHQIERFWDLESFGTKSVGTDKGSPSFISHHLSREDRKAIDKLEKTITKRDGHYETGLLWRDDDVTLPNNRNEADKRLNSLKRKFSREPGLEEKYRAAMEKYITKGHARKLSPEEAQETGPRTWYLPHFAVTNINKPGKLRIIFDAASEYQGTSLNKNLLHGPDCTNSLTGVLLRFREDNVALVADIEGMFLQVGVREEDQDSLRFLWWDKSSDDPPEEYAMNVHVFGATDSPCAANWTLKKTTTDNAGDFGDTTIETVLHNFYVDDVLKSVDTSASAVTLANELTELCGRGGFNLTKFMSNSREVLAEVPIEKRAAPTLDLDLDELPVERALGVRWNVETDTFGFKVSNTEKADTMRGVLSTISSVFDPLNFAAPVIMRGKQIMQALWRRKAPWDEPLSGDILRQWQTWKRELVRLEDLSIPRCYFSRPDHEGVGLQLHHFSDASEAGYGSVSYLRIEYPDGMVECAFVAGKSRNAPIKGSTIPRLELQGALLATRVDQAVRRELDLKPDRVVFWTDSMITLNYINNETRRFQTYVANRVTEIREATNPDQWRHCPGKLNPSDEVSRGLTIDEFLRDERWLNGPSFLRESEDQWPDNKFDSLSEESLEIKKEVFFTDLEPGDGLEKLLTDTSDWMKTIRKVAWVMKFVEWLKIRKHAKPTEKTPGESENKLSPDDIERAKRRIAVLVQRESFPEEVKALKAGKEVNVASAILKLKPVMKGDEVMRVGGRISMAPMSDDAKNPMILPKQSHITTILIRHLHESNGHCGVEQVLSLLREQFWIVKARVAIKAVLGRCIHCRKQRRTTLKQEMGDLPRIRMIPYEPPFTYTGIDYFGPLYVKRGRGRVTEKRWGAIFVCMNSRAVHLELAKSLETDDFILALMRFLNRRGHVVELWSDNGSNFVGADREIREHLEGMDHDKIGRECSAKGCKWIFNPPGATHMSGVWERMVRVVKRSLKAILGKNPLNDEVLTTVFTEAERIANSRPLTRNPENPDDEDPLTPNHFLNVRPTMNLPTDTDERADKYSRKRWRQAQLLANHYWRRWLKEYIPSLQVRSK; encoded by the coding sequence ATGAACACTGAGGATTATTATCTTGGAAACATGAGTGAAAACGAAGCTAGTAGTGAAGTCGAACGAATAGAAAGCAAGAAAAGGTCCCTAGGAGGCTACCTAGGGCGCGTGAGTATTCACATGAAAGAGCTCAAAACTTGTCTTGATGATCCCTCTAGAGCCAATGAAATACAGACAGCCTTGAATGAATTACAGTCGGCTTTGAATAACTATGAGGACTGCTATCAGTCGTACATTTTGGAAGAATTGGCAACCGATGAATTCAACAGAGTGAAAGAGAAATTTGAAGAAACTCGTAATGAGTGTGAAACTACTACTAAATTGGCAAATGAACGTTTGAAGAAAGGAAAGTCAAACTCAACTAAGTCAAGGCTGTCTAGTAGGTCTAGGAAATTAAGAgagaaaatagaaatgaaaaagCTTCTTTTGCAACAAGAAGAAGAGATAGCTCAGCATCGAATGGATCTGGAACGTAAGAAAATAGAATTGGAATATGAACAGAAAGCGAGAGCATGTAAGCTCAAGTTCCAGGTTCAAATCGCAGAAAAGGAAGCTGAGTTATTAGAAGAGAGAGGGAGTGAGTCTGATAGTTGTGTGTCAGAAGAGTATAAAGGGGATGTAGGGGTCATGCCACCCATGTCTCAAGAGGAAAAGCTAATGAAATGGACCGAGCAATGTGACCCCATTCCTGATAATCCTAGACCAGACACACCTAAGCTAATGGAGGGCCCTTCCCATCCTAAAGACCCCATTCCTGAGAGAAAACCCCAGATTAATGACCAAGAAGCCCCCCCTAGTAGTTATAGGAAAACCCCGTTTGGTTTTCTTCCCGTGAACAGTACTGATATCATGTTAAAGCTGACCATGCTCCAAGCCATGCAACCTGTTAAGTTCTCTGGGAATCCAAGTGACTTTCCTAATTTTAGGAAGAGATTGAGAGATAATTTAGAAGATGAAATTTTAAGTGATTCACAAAAGGTTGAATTCCTACCGAAGTTCCTCTCGGGGGAGGCTTTTGAAGTTGTGGAAAGGGTTTCCGGTTGCAGCTATTCAGTGATAGTTGATATTTTGGAAGACCGATATGGGCAGCCAGCGACCGTCGCTGCTTCTTGTATTGACAATTTGACCAGAGGCCCAAGATTGAACAATCATGATTATAAGGGACTGAGGGATTTTGCAGAGCAACTTGAATCagcctcaaagaaacttgttGGGGAATATGCTATTGAAGCCAGTACCATCTCAAACATGAAACAGATAGTTAGAAGGCTTCCCCagtatttagtaaataaatggGGTGATGTATCCTACAAGATAAGAGAAAAGGGGGGTATCCCTAAGATTTCAGATTTGGCAGATTATGTGAAGAGGCAAGCAGCCATAAAGAATGACCCAGGTTTTGTTAACCTAAGCATGAGTGAGAACaagggtggtggtgataaaaGACCCGAGCAGGGTGGGAAAGGCAAGAACTACCAGAAACAGACTTCTGTCTTTAAAACAGACATGGAAGGCTCACCCCCTGAAACTACTATGGGTAAACAAGCCCCAATTAAGACCTGTCCTTGCTGTCAAGGAGAACATAGGCTTTCAGACTGTGCAAATTTCAAGGGAAGGGACTTACCCGGCCGTTGGCGACTGGTAAAGGAGAAGAGATTGTGTCATATATGCCTTAGGCCAGGACATATGAGGGACAGATGCCATACAACCATTTTTTGTAACTGCAAAAGTGAGCGAaaacaccacaccttgttACATAACCCCCCTAGAGCTAAAGATGACCCTCCCAAAGAACTTAACTCGAGCGCAGGGGAGGGGACGACCGAGGGACCCCCTAGAAGAGACCATGCTCAGGGCACCCGGGGTGGGGAGCCACACAGGCAAACCGAGCAATACGCAACATTTTCTGAAAGAGCCACAAAAACGGTGTTACTACATGTTGTACCAGTTAAATTGATTGCCCCAAATGGGAACTCTCTGACAACGTATGGGTTACTGGATAATGGCTCAAGAGGAACTATGATAAGCTCGGAGGTTTCAGCGAAACTCGAACTTAAAGGTCATACTGAGGAAATATCCATCACCACCATGATGGGAAGTAGTAAGGAACAGATAGAGGTTGTGGAGTTTGAACTGCAACACGCAAGTGGTGAAGGGGATATAATTCCCGTAACTGAGGGTTTGGTAACGAAGAAATTCAATGTCAACGAAAAGTGTCTTCCTAAAGATATTGACAGAGAGGCACACCCGCATCTGAGGGATATTGAGATTCCCTCGGTAGACATGCCTAAGGTTTCGGTTCTGATAGGAAAGGACGTTGGCTATGCGCATGAGGTGTTTGAAGTGCGTAGACCAGCGACGAAAGCCAGTGATTTGAAGGCTTTGAGAGGTCCTCTTGGATGGGTAATTACAGGAACCCTTCAAGGGGAGACCTCATGCAAGGAAGTAAACCTGAACTTTGCTGATTATAAGAAAGAACTTCAGCATCAGATTGAGCGGTTCTGGGATTTGGAGAGTTTCGGTACAAAGAGTGTTGGGACGGACAAGGGATCCCCAAGTTTTATATCGCACCATCTGTCCAGGGAAGACAGGAAGGCTATCGATAAGTTGGAGAAGACCATTACTAAGCGTGATGGTCACTATGAAACAGGCCTCCTGTGGCGGGATGATGATGTGACCCTACCTAATAACCGGAATGAAGCCGATAAAAGACTGAATAGTCTGAAGCGTAAGTTTTCACGAGAGCCTGGATTGGAGGAGAAGTATCGAGCAGCCATGGAGAAGTATATCACTAAAGGGCATGCACGCAAACTCAGCCCAGAAGAAGCACAAGAGACTGGACCGAGAACTTGGTACTTACCTCATTTTGCAGTGACGAATATCAACAAACCTGGTAAGCTGAGGATAATTTTTGATGCTGCATCAGAGTACCAAGGTACTTCGTTGAATAAGAACTTGTTACATGGACCTGATTGTACAAACAGCCTGACTGGGGTGCTCCTACGGTTCAGGGAGGACAATGTTGCATTGGTAGCTGATATAGAAGGGATGTTCCTTCAGGTCGGAGTTAGAGAAGAAGACCAAGATTCTCTGCGATTTCTTTGGTGGGACAAAAGCTCTGATGACcctccagaagaatatgccaTGAACGTGCATGTCTTTGGGGCAACCGACTCGCCTTGTGCAGCCAACTGGACACTCAAGAAAACTACAACTGACAATGCTGGTGACTTTGGAGATACCACCATCGAAACTGTCCTGCATAATTTTTATGTGGATGATGTACTAAAAAGCGTAGACACGAGTGCGAGTGCAGTCACGCTTGCGAACGAGTTAACCGAACTTTGTGGTAGAGGAGGGTTTAACCTCACAAAGTTTATGAGTAACAGTAGGGAGGTCCTTGCTGAAGTGCCTATCGAGAAGAGGGCAGCACCAACGCTTGATTTAGATCTTGATGAACTCCCAGTCGAGCGGGCACTTGGAGTTAGATGGAACGTGGAGACAGACACCTTCGGGTTCAAGGTGAGCAACACTGAGAAGGCTGATACTATGAGAGGAGTACTATCGACAATCAGCTCTGTCTTTGACCCTTTGAACTTTGCTGCACCAGTGATAATGCGTGGCAAGCAGATCATGCAAGCCCTATGGAGGCGGAAGGCACCATGGGACGAGCCGCTCAGTGGAGACATTCTGCGTCAGTGGCAGACATGGAAAAGGGAACTTGTACGGCTTGAAGATTTGTCCATCCCCCGATGCTACTTCAGCAGGCCAGACCATGAAGGTGTTGGACTACAACTCCATCACTTTAGTGATGCCTCGGAGGCAGGATACGGGTCAGTAAGCTACTTACGAATCGAGTACCCGGACGGAATGGTGGAGTGTGCTTTCGTCGCCGGAAAGTCAAGGAATGCACCTATTAAAGGCTCAACCATCCCAAGGCTGGAGCTACAAGGAGCCCTACTGGCAACACGGGTGGACCAAGCAGTTCGCCGAGAACTGGACCTGAAGCCTGACAGAGTCGTGTTTTGGACTGATTCGATGATAACACTTAACTATATCAATAATGAAACCCGCAGATTCCAGACGTATGTAGCCAACAGGGTTACAGAGATTCGCGAAGCGACTAATCCTGACCAATGGCGACACTGTCCGGGAAAACTAAATCCTTCCGACGAAGTAAGTCGAGGTCTAACCATAGATGAGTTTCTCCGGGATGAGCGATGGCTTAATGGTCCGAGTTTCTTGAGAGAGTCAGAAGATCAATGGCCAGATAATAAATTTGATTCCCTGTCTGAAGAAAGTCTGGAGATAAAGAAAGAAGTGTTCTTCACTGACCTGGAGCCAGGAGATGGCCTGGAAAAGCTTCTAACCGACACTTCTGATTGGATGAAGACCATTCGAAAGGTTGCGTGGGTAATGAAGTTTGTGGAGTGGTTGAAGATAAGAAAGCATGCAAAGCCTACTGAAAAGACACCTGGAGAGTCAGAGAACAAGCTAAGTCCAGACGACATAGAACGCGCCAAGCGACGAATAGCTGTACTAGTACAGCGGGAAAGTTTCCCTGAAGAAGTGAAGGCTCTGAAGGCAGGAAAGGAGGTGAATGTTGCTAGTGCTATCTTGAAGCTTAAGCCGGTCATGAAAGGCGATGAAGTTATGAGAGTTGGAGGAAGGATCTCGATGGCACCGATGAGTGATGATGCCAAGAATCCCATGATATTGCCGAAACAGAGTCATATCACTACTATCTTGATCCGCCACCTACACGAAAGCAACGGTCATTGTGGCGTGGAACAAGTACTATCCCTGCTGAGAGAGCAGTTTTGGATTGTGAAAGCGAGAGTGGCCATCAAGGCTGTTCTTGGAAGATGCATTCATTGTCGCAAGCAAAGAAGAACTACTTTGAAGCAAGAGATGGGAGATCTACCTAGAATTCGGATGATCCCTTACGAGCCACCCTTTACGTATACAGGTATTGACTATTTTGGACCGCTATATGTTAAgcgaggaagaggaagagtgACTGAGAAGCGCTGGGGAGCTATCTTTGTTTGCATGAACTCCCGAGCAGTTCATCTCGAGTTAGCTAAGTCGCTAGAGACGGATGATTTCATACTCGCTCTGATGAGGTTCCTGAATCGCAGGGGCCATGTTGTGGAACTGTGGTCGGATAACGGGTCCAATTTTGTGGGAGCTGATCGGGAGATACGTGAACATCTGGAAGGAATGGATCATGACAAGATCGGACGTGAGTGTTCTGCGAAAGGATGCAAGTGGATCTTTAATCCACCTGGAGCCACCCACATGTCAGGCGTGTGGGAGAGGATGGTGAGAGTCGTCAAGCGAAGTCTGAAGGCGATCCTGGGGAAGAACCCCCTCAACGATGAAGTGCTGACCACCGTGTTTACTGAGGCAGAACGTATCGCGAATTCAAGACCGCTAACCCGGAATCCAGAGAATCCTGATGATGAGGATCCTCTTACGCCCAATCACTTTCTGAACGTGCGACCTACGATGAATCTTCCTACGGATACGGATGAACGGGCAGATAAGTACAGTCGGAAGCGGTGGAGACAAGCGCAATTACTTGCTAACCACTACTGGCGTCGCTGGTTGAAAGAGTACATTCCTTCCTTGCAAGTTCGAAGCAAGTAG